In a single window of the Terriglobus roseus genome:
- a CDS encoding Uma2 family endonuclease has product MATTPTLMTMEQYLHTSFHPDVDLVDGEIQERNLGEKDHGRAQGYVYSWFLLREASFALEPILEYRMIVGEKRVRICDVALVQSDLPDEQVGETPPVICVEIMCPEDRLARAVMVLSDYRTMGVSNIWLIDPQERIAYVYGPGGLERQQDLILRAPGTDIALDVNDLFADLDKRKNKEKA; this is encoded by the coding sequence ATGGCGACGACACCTACGTTGATGACGATGGAGCAGTACCTTCACACTTCCTTCCACCCCGACGTGGATTTAGTCGACGGCGAAATCCAGGAGCGGAACTTGGGCGAGAAAGATCACGGGCGGGCACAGGGCTACGTTTACAGTTGGTTTCTCCTGCGTGAAGCTTCTTTTGCTCTGGAGCCTATCCTCGAATACCGCATGATCGTTGGTGAAAAGCGTGTTCGCATCTGCGACGTGGCTTTGGTTCAATCCGATCTTCCCGATGAGCAAGTCGGAGAGACTCCACCAGTGATCTGTGTAGAGATTATGTGTCCAGAAGATCGCCTGGCTCGTGCCGTCATGGTTCTATCCGACTATCGCACCATGGGCGTCTCCAACATCTGGCTCATCGATCCCCAGGAAAGGATCGCCTACGTATACGGTCCGGGTGGCTTGGAACGACAACAAGATCTGATCCTGCGGGCGCCGGGCACCGATATCGCACTCGACGTGAACGATCTCTTCGCGGATCTCGACAAACGAAAGAACAAAGAAAAAGCATGA
- a CDS encoding M28 family peptidase translates to MRRTAAALLVSFSLTLAAHAQIPLLSERTDWSEPAAAWWSHVQYLADDKLQGRRTGTPGYDAAVAYVESQFKAIGLKPAGTDGYKQQIDFQPMTLDLEKSSAVLKHQGASTPLTLGTDVYLTPLLKNSAVEAPLAFIGYGLRIPAKHINNYTDADVKGRIVVFYNYPPEHLLGPQRAYGRSNDQRWKALKAAGAVGMIQIAMPRPAAADAPPAKGPAPAPSALYFSDPSLESLPGIKVVGTLTDAGAAKLFAGTGHTPAELTALAKAGMPIPSFKLSGTLSTVTTSVAGTPFRAPNVIGMVEGSDSKLKKEYVVVSAHLDHLGVRGEGAGDHLYNGAMDNASGSASVIECAKILMAQKTKPKRSILFITLAGEELGELGSSYFARKPTVPKQDIVADLNMDMYLPLFPLRYIEVQGMAESTLGNDARAAFQSNDVEVQFDKQPDENRFVRSDQVNFVKQGIPALAFKFGWTPDSPEMKTFNEWVKTRYHKPSDDLNQPVDKVAAAQFTVVLAQLTTRVANGPRPEWYPESSFALTATK, encoded by the coding sequence ATGCGCCGAACCGCCGCCGCCCTGCTCGTTTCTTTCTCCCTCACACTGGCCGCCCATGCGCAGATCCCGCTGCTCAGTGAGCGTACGGACTGGAGCGAGCCTGCCGCCGCCTGGTGGTCGCATGTACAGTACCTGGCCGACGATAAGTTGCAGGGCCGTCGCACCGGCACCCCCGGCTACGACGCTGCAGTGGCTTACGTCGAGAGCCAGTTCAAGGCCATCGGCCTGAAACCCGCTGGCACGGACGGTTACAAACAGCAGATTGACTTCCAGCCGATGACGCTCGATCTGGAGAAATCCAGCGCGGTCCTGAAGCATCAGGGCGCCTCCACGCCGCTCACGCTTGGCACGGATGTGTACCTTACTCCGCTGCTCAAAAACTCCGCGGTAGAAGCTCCTCTGGCCTTCATCGGCTACGGCCTGCGCATCCCTGCCAAACACATCAACAACTACACCGACGCCGACGTGAAGGGCCGCATCGTCGTCTTTTACAACTACCCGCCGGAGCACCTTCTGGGGCCGCAGCGCGCCTATGGCCGAAGCAACGACCAGCGCTGGAAAGCGCTGAAGGCCGCAGGCGCCGTCGGCATGATTCAGATCGCAATGCCGCGCCCGGCGGCCGCGGATGCGCCACCCGCAAAAGGACCCGCACCTGCTCCCTCCGCTTTGTACTTCTCTGACCCATCACTCGAAAGCCTCCCCGGCATCAAGGTCGTCGGCACTCTGACAGACGCAGGCGCCGCAAAGCTTTTCGCCGGCACGGGTCATACGCCAGCCGAACTGACGGCACTGGCAAAGGCCGGTATGCCGATACCAAGCTTCAAACTTTCCGGCACCCTCAGCACGGTTACGACATCCGTTGCAGGAACGCCCTTTCGCGCGCCGAACGTCATCGGCATGGTGGAGGGTTCAGACTCGAAACTGAAGAAGGAGTACGTCGTCGTCAGCGCGCACCTGGACCACCTGGGCGTACGCGGCGAAGGTGCAGGCGATCACCTGTATAACGGCGCCATGGATAACGCTTCCGGCAGCGCGTCCGTCATCGAATGCGCGAAGATCCTCATGGCGCAGAAGACAAAGCCCAAGCGGTCGATCCTCTTCATCACCCTCGCGGGCGAGGAGCTTGGCGAACTCGGCTCATCCTACTTTGCCCGCAAACCAACGGTGCCGAAGCAGGACATCGTCGCGGACCTGAACATGGACATGTACCTGCCACTCTTCCCGCTGCGCTACATCGAGGTCCAGGGGATGGCAGAGAGCACGCTGGGCAACGACGCCCGTGCAGCGTTCCAGAGCAATGACGTCGAAGTCCAGTTCGACAAGCAGCCTGACGAGAACCGCTTTGTGCGGTCCGACCAGGTGAATTTCGTGAAGCAGGGCATTCCCGCTCTCGCATTCAAGTTCGGCTGGACACCGGACTCGCCCGAGATGAAGACCTTCAACGAATGGGTGAAGACCCGTTACCACAAGCCGAGCGATGACCTGAACCAGCCCGTCGACAAAGTTGCAGCAGCCCAGTTCACCGTCGTCCTCGCGCAACTCACCACTCGCGTCGCCAACGGACCGCGGCCGGAGTGGTACCCGGAAAGCTCCTTCGCCCTGACGGCAACGAAGTAA